A single window of Nocardia sp. NBC_01327 DNA harbors:
- the ybeY gene encoding rRNA maturation RNase YbeY: MSIEIANESGIEVSEEELISVARFAIGQMDVHSAAELSMVLVDLDTMADLHMRWMDLPGPTDVMSFPMDELEPGGRPDAAEPGPSMLGDIVLCPEFAAQQAEKAGHAMGHELALLTVHGVLHLLGYDHAEPEEEKEMFALQASLLEGWYESLREAQHRAELAERDAQRDAQLLGKTGFTAPGDPLDPA; the protein is encoded by the coding sequence GTGAGTATCGAGATCGCCAACGAATCGGGTATCGAAGTATCCGAAGAGGAACTGATCAGCGTCGCGCGGTTCGCGATCGGTCAGATGGATGTGCATTCGGCCGCCGAGCTGTCGATGGTGCTGGTCGATCTCGACACCATGGCAGACCTGCACATGCGCTGGATGGACCTGCCGGGTCCGACCGATGTCATGTCCTTTCCCATGGACGAGCTGGAGCCCGGCGGGCGTCCCGACGCCGCCGAGCCCGGCCCGTCCATGCTCGGGGATATCGTGCTGTGCCCCGAATTCGCGGCGCAGCAGGCCGAGAAGGCCGGCCATGCCATGGGCCACGAACTCGCCCTGCTGACCGTGCACGGCGTCCTCCACCTGCTCGGCTACGACCATGCCGAGCCGGAGGAGGAGAAGGAAATGTTCGCGCTGCAGGCCTCGCTGCTCGAAGGCTGGTACGAGAGCCTGCGCGAGGCGCAGCACCGCGCCGAGCTCGCCGAACGTGATGCACAGCGTGATGCGCAACTGCTGGGGAAGACCGGATTCACCGCACCCGGTGATCCACTGGATCCCGCGTGA